In one window of Helianthus annuus cultivar XRQ/B chromosome 17, HanXRQr2.0-SUNRISE, whole genome shotgun sequence DNA:
- the LOC110902632 gene encoding ethylene-responsive transcription factor ERF105: MFTQLNPNLSNLESIRKYLLDDHFDTFPDYYQNLATFSNFNFNNDWSFHNNSVDSSINMDLSSSNSTEAYSYGSSLFSSHTGDDQILILDDFETCSFLVENIDENLEVTNSYHSQDNAPKAKILQDTNREVAKIPQSSSAIKNNTTKAANKPLKMDFSTGHIIPCGGVKRERDDGDGLQATERRYRGVRRRPWGKFTAEMRNPEKKGLRLWLGTYETAEEAAMAYDRAAFKYRGSQALLNFPHLIGSHSQHENLEKYTNKRKRSKHTN; the protein is encoded by the coding sequence ATGTTTACCCAACTGAATCCCAACCTTTCCAACCTGGAATCCATTCGAAAATATCTTCTTGATGATCATTTTGACACTTTTCCTGACTATTACCAAAACCTAGCTACTTTTTCCAACTTTAACTTTAATAATGATTGGAGTTTCCACAACAACTCAGTCGACTCATCCATAAACATGGACTTGAGTTCATCAAACTCGACCGAGGCGTATAGCTATGGTTCAAGCCTGTTTTCTTCACATACGGGGGATGATCAAATACTAATTCTTGATGATTTTGAAACATGCAGTTTTTTAGTTGAAAACATTGACGAAAATCTTGAAGTCACAAATTCATATCATAGCCAAGATAACGCCCCGAAGGCGAAAATATTACAAGACACCAATAGAGAAGTTGCTAAAATTCCACAGTCATCTTCAGCCATCAAAAATAACACGACGAAAGCAGCAAACAAGCCGCTAAAGATGGATTTCTCAACCGGGCATATCATTCCATGTGGTGGTGTAAAACGAGAGCGAGATGACGGGGATGGGTTGCAAGCTACTGAGAGGAGGTACAGAGGTGTAAGACGACGGCCATGGGGGAAGTTCACCGCAGAGATGAGGAACCCAGAAAAGAAAGGCTTGAGATTATGGCTAGGGACTTACGAGACAGCAGAAGAAGCAGCCATGGCGTACGATCGAGCTGCTTTTAAGTATCGTGGGTCTCAAGCTTTGCTTAACTTCCCACATTTGATCGGATCACATTCACAGCATGAAAATCTCGAGAAGTATACCAACAAAAGGAAGAGGAGCAAACATACTAATTAG